One Pyrus communis chromosome 13, drPyrComm1.1, whole genome shotgun sequence genomic window carries:
- the LOC137712372 gene encoding formin-like protein 4, producing MPQSKGTILAETIAATAVATLVIAGILFFVYRLLAARRNTKGKENGSFRREEVAMNREELRQCGGNVKGLIVDENGVDVIYLRKLEAGHAHTNFPKIMFNPSFEDDDDEEEENRVDSKPSDLINHDQLVKKPFSLHPPRPLLRKISPEVLEKHALESLPRQTPQPANDKSAPPPPPPPPPPPPPPPPPPPPPPPPPVMVKKNPLPPPPLPKAGGLGLSLKPPPAPRGRASYKSRAETSTGEEGLKATGGGQTKLKPLHWDKVMAAADHSMVWDQINDGSFRFDDELMENLFGYSKIKNQSSERNNHMPSASSKPNSAPTSQIFILDPKKSQNTAIVLRSLAISQKEIVTALLDGQGLGADTLEKLTKISPTKEEEAKILQFNGNPSKLALGESFLYHILKAVPSAFTRFNAMLFRANYDLEVLHLKESLQTLELGCKELRTRGLFLKLLEAILKAGNRMNAGTARGNAQGFNLSALLKLSDIKSTDGKTTLLHFVVEQVAQSEGRCFVINQNRNFGRNTSQRSQTSTLNSDNLTTEERRKEYLIQGLSKLEGLSTELSNVKKAATTEYDSFIHMCSALSNRVSEIKKLLAKSGNAERGGFAREMKGFLEECEAELTVVREEQTRVMELVRKTTEYYQAGASRDKGAAPFQLFVIVKDFLDMVTLVCAEISSKLQNKSSTKVVGSSSPPLSLSSITSMGLMNFHSHFVSDVSWTSSSESEDEF from the exons ATGCCACAGTCCAAAGGAACAATACTTGCCGAGACTATTGCAGCAACAGCTGTAGCTACTCTAGTTATTGCCGGAATCTTGTTCTTCGTCTACAGACTCCTCGCTGCTCGCCGCAACACAAAAGGCAAGGAAAATGGGAGTTTTCGCCGCGAAGAAGTGGCGATGAATCGCGAGGAGTTGAGGCAATGTGGTGGGAATGTGAAGGGATTAATTGTTGACGAGAATGGTGTGGATGTTATATACTTGAGGAAATTAGAGGCTGGACATGCTCATACAAATTTTCCAAAGATTATGTTTAACCCTAgttttgaagatgatgatgatgaagaagaagaaaatagggtGGATTCTAAGCCGTCTGATTTAATCAATCATGATCAGTTGGTAAAAAAACCATTTTCTCTACATCCTCCAAGACCTCTACTTAGAAAAATTTCACCAGAAGTGTTGGAAAAGCATGCTCTAGAATCACTGCCTCGACAAACACCCCAACCGGCAAACGATAAATCTGCGCCGCCGCCgcccccaccaccacctccacctccacctccacctcctcctcctccaccaccaccgcctCCGCCACCGGTTATGGTAAAAAAGAATCCTCTACCACCTCCGCCGCTTCCTAAGGCAGGTGGTTTGGGTTTGTCACTAAAACCGCCGCCTGCACCTAGAGGCAGAGCAAGCTACAAGAGCAGGGCAGAGACCTCAACAGGGGAGGAGGGTTTAAAAGCAACCGGTGGCGGGCAAACGAAGCTGAAGCCGCTGCACTGGGATAAGGTTATGGCTGCCGCTGATCATTCAATGGTTTGGGATCAAATCAATGATGGATCATTCAG ATTTGATGATGAGCTTATGGAAAATCTCTTTGGATAttccaaaattaaaaaccaatccTCTGAGAGAAACAACCACATGCCTTCAGCTTCAAGCAAACCTAACTCTGCACCAACATCTCAAATTTTCATCCTAGATCCTAAAAAGTCTCAGAACACCGCAATCGTGCTAAGATCTCTCGCAATCTCTCAAAAAGAAATCGTTACTGCCCTGCTTGATGGACAAGGACTTGGTGCTGATACACTAGAAAAGCTCACCAAAATTTCTCCAACCAAAGAGGAAGAAGCAAAAATCCTCCAATTCAATGGAAACCCTAGTAAACTAGCACTTGGTGAATCTTTCCTCTACCACATTTTGAAGGCTGTTCCTTCGGCATTCACGCGTTTCAATGCGATGCTCTTCAGAGCAAACTATGATCTTGAAGTCCTTCACCTCAAGGAGTCCTTGCAAACACTTGAACTTGGGTGCAAGGAGCTAAGAACTCGCGGGCTCTTCCTAAAGCTTCTCGAGGCAATTCTCAAAGCTGGCAATAGAATGAATGCTGGAACTGCAAGAGGCAATGCACAAGGCTTCAACCTAAGTGCTCTTCTAAAGCTATCCGATATCAAAAGTACTGATGGAAAGACTACTCTACTTCACTTTGTGGTTGAACAAGTAGCTCAATCCGAGGGGAGATGTTTCGTGATAAATCAAAACCGCAACTTTGGAAGAAACACTAGTCAAAGAAGCCAAACTAGTACACTGAATTCGGATAATCTAACCACTGAAGAGCGAAGAAAAGAGTACTTAATCCAAGGATTGTCAAAGCTAGAAGGATTGAGCACTGAACTATCCAATGTGAAGAAAGCAGCAACCACAGAGTATGACAGCTTCATCCACATGTGCTCTGCTCTAAGCAACCGTGTCAGCGAAATCAAGAAGCTTTTGGCAAAGAGTGGCAATGCTGAGAGAGGAGGGTTTGCAAGAGAAATGAAGGGGTTTTTGGAGGAATGTGAGGCGGAGCTCACGGTGGTGAGAGAAGAGCAAACTAGGGTTATGGAGCTTGTGAGGAAAACAACCGAGTACTACCAAGCAGGAGCTTCGAGAGACAAAGGAGCTGCACCATTTCAGCTGTTTGTTATTGTGAAAGATTTTCTAGACATGGTTACTCTTGTTTGTGCAGAAATTTCAAGTAAACTACAGAATAAGAGTTCTACGAAAGTGGTAGGATCATCGTCACCGCCACTGTCACTTTCAAGCATAACATCAATGGGGTTGATGAACTTTCACTCACATTTTGTTTCAGATGTGTCATGGACATCTTCCAGTGAATCAGAAGATGAATTCTGA